One region of Armigeres subalbatus isolate Guangzhou_Male chromosome 3, GZ_Asu_2, whole genome shotgun sequence genomic DNA includes:
- the LOC134224599 gene encoding rRNA N6-adenosine-methyltransferase ZCCHC4 produces MTHLEVIIEDILNNPCCQHGPTVLFHKTDQNNATIEKYYACTASRDGKCTFKLNATKSGTCNQNKKTSEKRRDEYDKVRLAPVSQKVYCVQCQQLLLQSNVEDHKSHKLLEKLSDDILRQPTRFLAPLSVDGNEAQYFFSDSTLACMENMLKQLNITKVICIGAPRFHEHLLVNANIKSILLDIDRRFHWFFDISEYLYYNMFNHFFFDGEEAEDIFKEYLNVNESADRLCIVTDPPFGCRTELLSYTIKRINQTYNGVNKVIQQILPTFWIFPYFMETYIRKEMPSMEMSDYHVNYTNHRTYHSGEKGLKHGSPVRLFTNVSLDNFQLPAKEGYRWCVECQKSVHKTNKHCRICKKCPSKNGATYRHCTKCNWCVKPNYAHCTPCGRCTQVQGHKCWSYRKQLCCRICMHKGHGERDCTFWRVFKNRKSEKSGCIVCGNKQHTVADCDERKRIIDEKYFLGEYYNAINCVQ; encoded by the exons ATGA CGCATCTGGAGGTCATTATTGAAGATATTCTCAATAACCCATGCTGCCAACATGGACCAACAGTTCTATTTCACAAAACCGATCAGAACAATGcaactattgaaaaatattaCGCTTGCACGGCTAGTCGCGATGGTAAATGTACTTTCAAGCTAAACGCAACAAAATCTGGTACTTGCAATCAAAATAAGAAGACCTCGGAAAAACGTCGTGATGAGTATGATAAA GTACGATTAGCTCCAGTTTCTCAAAAAGTCTACTGCGTTCAATGTCAGCAATTGTTATTACAATCAAATGTGGAAGATCATAAAAGCCATAAACTTCTTGAAAAGCTATCGGATGATATTCTGCGGCAACCAACGAGATTCCTGGCACCACTTAGCGTCGATGGAAACGAGGCACAATACTTTTTCAGTGATTCTACACTAGCATGTATGGAGAACATGCTGAAGCAACTCAATATAACCAAAGTGATTTGTATAGGAGCTCCGAGATTTCATGAGCATTTACTAGTGAATGCAAACATCAAGTCGATATTGCTGGACATTGATAGACGGTTTCATtggttttttgacatttctgaGTATTTATACTATAACATGTTCAACCATTTCTTTTTCGACGGAGAGGAGGCGGAAGATATATTTAAGGAATATTTGAATGTTAATGA ATCTGCCGATCGACTCTGTATCGTCACTGACCCACCATTTGGATGCCGTACAGAGTTGCTATCATATACTATAAAGCGTATAAACCAAACCTACAATGGTGTGAATAAGGTCATCCAGCAAATATTGCCAACATTCTGGATATTTCCATACTTCATGGAAACATATATCCGAAAAGAAATGCCTTCTATGGAAATGTCCGACTATCATGTCAATTACACCAATCATCGTACCTATCATAGCGGTGAAAAAGGTTTAAAACATGGCTCACCGGTTAGACTGTTTACCAACGTATCGTTAGACAACTTCCAGCTGCCAGCAAAAGAAGGCTATAGATGGTGCGTGGAATGCCAGAAAAGTGTTCATAAAACTAATAAACATTGTCGAATATGCAAAAAATGCCCGTCGAAAAATGGGGCAACTTATAGACACTGTACTAAGTGCAATTGGTGTGTAAAACCAAACTACGCACACTGCACACCATGTGGTCGATGCACTCAGGTGCAGGGACACAAATGTTGGTCATATAGGAAACAGCTGTGCTGTCGTATTTGTATGCACAAAGGACACGGAGAGAGAGATTGTACGTTTTGGCGAGTATTCAAGAACAGAAAATCTGAGAAATCAGGATGCATAGTTTGCGGAAACAAACAACATACCGTTGCTGATTGCGATGAACGAAAACGCATTATCGATGAGAAATACTTCCTTGGAGAATATTATAATGCAATAAACTGCGTTCAATAA